Proteins from a single region of Takifugu rubripes chromosome 4, fTakRub1.2, whole genome shotgun sequence:
- the rin2a gene encoding ras and Rab interactor 2 — MCSRTISQPPKQERKGSFFKLIDSFAWELGTLKKEMGKKYKPVQEEHDKDAALGLGEEVGRLFLQASPQAGIRKGSMRVRDSGYDSLHRRLSVLDRLVQTHAVWLQLGLSHHNATLILQNQPAGTFLVRKSTSMQKKVISLRMDHNTALPVQDFPVRENKYTFSLEGSGLSFADLFRLVAFCCISRDVLPFTLKLPDAIASARTSTELEEVAKLGAGFWKATQCSVTVTEVAAPERPPPPTQRPVSSATTHKCPWLRVRTPSELDCCQSNGALCFINPLFIKVHQRDTCEHTSKPAHLVQGEELHRNNIKTNHSDGDSVTSHSQLCSSDHLDSSLQSAEPYNQSSENNHEGQKTSTAEACPRLPPPRPPPPRFPPQRLGQVGHQRSMPVMASWINLSKEKEKERERDQGGSRLSRLGSSLSISPSSSPPNRLSLSSPISIPWPSLPISLPSLSSSPRRAVASSTSSQEDAQCHLALQDSTIEEALIRAKLFHQDASRSPPQNSCSPPESSLNAGNKEAAEERVGQRLSDMSILTDSSDSLDDSQSPSFFLPPLHDPNPPTMDDLDTHLPLSLPPPVRPYMTEDDDDEEEDEDDADYGLSLESDQDQDQDQDVTMAPPGHRIKRCPSAGALVLLRKVSFVINSLITPEKRAIHRVVELSRNKSSYFGCLVQDYLSYMDQGSGTQAWHSYATGLELLQTLRQFITQMKSYLTQSSELQPPIESLIPEEQIDAVLEKAMHKCVLKPLKAVVSTALQEFQVRSGEWRELKENLALAKARQPQELGVTVTLPPHPMAIEKIRQKFQTMIKLYSPEKKVHMLLKVCRLIYAIMEDHSGRPYGADDFLPMLTYVLAQCDLPQLDNEILYMMELLDPSLLQGEGGYYLISVFGAMSLIKNFQEDQAAKVLSSETRDTLHQWHRRRTSTLRAAPCIDDFQNYLRVALHELDSGCTAKTLQVRPHATVDEVCQLCAGKFRVSKPKEYGLFLVMGGTSQQLAPDTHPQKIKAELHSRPQVDPFYFVYRRAATVGSSPAGLLSPGLSELADLHRASEFLNSGSLSV; from the exons ATGtgcagtcgcaccatcagtcaACCCCCAAAGCAGGAGAGGAAAGGTAGTTTCTTTAAG CTGATTGACTCGTTTGCCTGGGAACTTGGCACCCTAAAGAAGGAAATGGGTAAAAAATACAAACCTGTCCAAGAGGAGCACGACAAAGATGCAGCTCTGGG tctgggtGAAGAGGTAGGCCGCCTCTTCCTGCAGGCCTCGCCTCAAGCTGGGATCAGAAAAGGGTCCATGAGAGTGAGAGATTCAGGCTACGACTCGCTACATCGGAGGCTCAGTGTCCTGGACAGGCTGGTACAAACACATGCTGTGTGGCTGCAGTTGGGCCTGAGTCACCACAATGCCACACTTATACTCCAGAACCAACCTGCTGGA ACCTTTTTAGTGAGGAAATCAACCAGCATGCAGAAGAAGGTGATCTCTTTACGAATGGACCACAAcactgcacttcctgtccaaGACTTCCCAGTCAGGGAGAACAAATACA CTTTTTCTCTCGAGGGTTCAGGCTTAAGTTTTGCCGACCTTTTCCGTCTGGTGGCTTTCTGCTGCATTAGCAG AGATGTGTTGCCTTTCACTCTGAAGCTTCCCGACGCCATCGCTTCTGCCAGGACATCTACTGAACTTGAGGAGGTCGCTAAACTCGGAGCAG GCTTCTGGAAGGCGACCCAGTGCTCAGTCACAGTAACAGAAGTAGCTGCACCTGAAAGACCACCTCCCCCCACGCAGAGACCCGTCTCCTCGGCAACCACCCACAAGTGCCCCTGGCTTCGAGTTCGCACCCCATCTGAGCTCGATTGTTGCCAGTCCAACGGAGCTCTCTGCTTCATTAACCCACTTTTCATTAAGGTGCACCAGCGCGACACCTGTGAACACACTTCCAAACCGGCTCACCTAGTCCAGGGGGAGGAGCTCCACAgaaacaacattaaaaccaACCATAGCGACGGTGACTCTGTGACAAGTCATTCCCAGCTCTGTAGTTCGGACCACCTCGACAGCAGTTTGCAGAGCGCAGAGCCATACAACCAAAGCAGTGAAAATAACCACGAGGGACAGAAAACCAGCACTGCAGAAGCTTGTCCACGATTACCGCCTCCTCGCCCACCGCCGCCTCGATTTCCACCACAACGCCTCGGGCAAGTTGGTCATCAGCGAAGCATGCCAGTGATGGCATCTTGGATCAATCTctcaaaggagaaggagaaggagagggagagggaccaGGGCGGCAGCCGCCTTTCTCGCCTTGGTTCCTCGTTGAGCATCAGcccctcgtcctctcctcccaacagactgagcctCAGCTCGCCCATATCCATCCCCTGGCCCTCGCTGCCCATCTCTCTGCCatcgctgtcctcctcccctcgtCGGGCCGTGGCGTCTTCGACATCCAGCCAGGAGGATGCCCAATGCCACTTGGCACTGCAGGACAGCACTATTGAGGAGGCGCTCATCAGGGCTAAGCTTTTCCATCAGGATGCCAGCAGATCCCCTCCCCAGAATTCCTGTAGTCCTCCCGAATCGTCACTCAACGCTGGCAACAAAGAAGCAGCGGAGGAACGTGTCGGCCAGCGGCTCAGTGACATGAGCATTTTAACAGATTCTTCAGACTCCCTGGATGACTCGCAGTCACCgtctttcttccttcctcccctacacgaccccaacccccccactaTGGATGACCTCGACACCCACCTCCCCCTTTCTCTGCCACCCCCCGTTCGACCATATATGACAGAGGATGATGACgacgaagaagaggatgaagacgaTGCTGACTATGGCCTCAGCCTGGAGAgtgaccaggaccaggaccaggaccaggacgtgACTATGGCCCCACCGGGCCACCGCATAAAGCGCTGTCCCAGCGCAGGCGCGTTGGTCCTGCTGCGGAAAGTGAGCTTTGTCATCAACTCTCTGATAACCCCGGAGAAGAGGGCCATACACCGCGTGGTGGAGCTGTCCAGGAACAAAAGCTCCTACTTTGGCTGCCTGGTGCAAGACTATCTCAGCTACATGGACCAGGGCTCTGGCACCCAGGCCTGGCACAGCTATGCTActggactggagctgctgcagacactgcGCCAGTTCATCACTCAGATGAAGAGCTACCTGACGCAGAGCTCGGAGCTGCAGCCCCCCATCGAGAGCCTCATTCCTGAGGAGCAGATCG ATGCAGTCCTGGAGAAGGCCATGCACAAGTGTGTCCTCAAGCCCCTGAAGGCTGTGGTCAGCACCGCCCTGCAGGAGTTCCAGGTGCGCAGCGGCGAGTGGCGTGAGCTGAAGGAGAACCTGGCCCTCGCCAAGGCCCGGCAGCCCCAGGAACTGGGCGTCACCGTGACTCTCCCCCCGCACCCCATGGCTATAGAGAAGATCAGGCAGAAGTTCCAGACCATGATCAAACTGTACTCGCCTGAGAAAAAGGTCCATATGCTACTGAAGGTGTGCAGGCTCATTTACGCCATCATGGAGGACCATTCAG GTCGCCCGTACGGTGCGGACGACTTCCTTCCGATGCTCACCTACGTGCTGGCTCAGTGTGACCTGCCCCAGCTGGACAACGAGATCCTGTACatgatggagctgctggaccctTCGCTGCTGCAGGGAGAAG GTGGTTACTACCTGATCAGTGTGTTTGGAGCCATGTCCCTCATCAAGAACTTCCAGGAAGATCAGGCAGCCAAAGTCCTGAGCTCTGAGACCAGGGACACGCTCCACCAGTGGCACCGCCGCCGCACCTCCACCCTGCGTGCTGCGCCCTGCATCGACGACTTCCAG AATTACCTGCGGGTGGCGCTGCACGAGCTGGACAGTGGCTGCACCGCCAAGACCCTGCAGGTGCGACCCCACGCCACCGTGGACGAGGTCTGTCAGCTGTGTGCCGGCAAGTTCAGAGTGTCGAAGCCCAAAGAATACGGCCTGTTCCTGGTGATGGGGGGCACCAGCCAGCAGCTCGCCCCGGACACACACCCTcagaagatcaaagcagaactGCACAGCCGGCCACAAGTGGACCCCTTCTACTTTGTCTACCGCCGCGCGGCCACTGTGGGGTCCTCGCCGGCGGGCCTCCTCAGCCCCGGCCTCAGCGAGCTGGCTGACCTCCACCGAGCGTCCGAGTTCCTCAACAGCGGCTCGCTGTCGGTGTGA